In Schizosaccharomyces osmophilus chromosome 1, complete sequence, the genomic window AACCAAATATGAGGGCCAGACATTCTTATTAAGCACCAGAAATAAAGTTCCTTCTACTGTTGCCTTACGTCCAAGAAATGAGAGACTTCAAGCTTTTGTAACCAAAAACTTATTGTCCAAGGTGGAAGAAAGATAATTAGTTTGATAAATAAATTCCTGTTATGCAAGTCCATCACCAAGATACCGTGCTTACCTTCCAGCACTCTATATGGTCCACGAAGGATTATAGAAGCTACGCGCTCCAGGCATAAAAAcctttcatttgttttaatgttttagttttaaaagaatggaggaaaaaaaagacgtACAGAATGAGCAATTGAAGGAATCCATGTACTTAAAATCGGGATATCAAGAAGAACCATGCAGTCTACAATACTACTTTGATCAAATGGCAATGTGTTTGACAGTTACTTCGCAAATTCGACACTATTACCGGTATGGAGATTACAATAAATGCAAAGGAGCATTCACAGACTTTAAGTGGTGTTTGTCTACAAAATCGAAAAGCCCAGAGGAACAGCAGAAAATGTTGCAACAACGTCGACTGGATCAATGGGTGGAATTACGAGAAGGACCAAACAGTGAAGATATTTGGAACGTGCGGACCCAACCAAAAGATTAGCTGTTTTTACAAAACGTTGGGATGCGCATTCAAAGCAACTTGTTTTAGTATATGGTTTAGGTGTAAACTACCAGAGCGTGGACAATTCGTGTCTAGACGTGATTTCTTTGGATCCGTCTCTCTGGGTGTCCTTCCAAGGCAATTTCTAAACAGTCAAAATTGATGTGGAGAGTTGCATGGATCAAGAGGAGAAAGAATATGATAAACGGTGATTCATACGAGCTAAAGATTTAGGAAGGATTCTATGAAAAGATTTCTTCTTATAATAAGAATGATTTCATGATTTTAACCGATCATGTGCGTGTATGTGTCCTATTAAATGGGATCAAGATTCAAACAAACATTTCACCTGAGGTAAATCAAATAAGCAAAGAATGTCTCGTCTCGCGTAAAAGGAATCAGAGAGAAGATTAGCAATTGATCAAATGATTTCAGCAACCGACCAAAATGTCTGGGTTATGTAAGTAAATTAAACTCGTCATCATTTTCCAGTGTGCGTTCTTGAGACTTGGCTACTGTTGgataaataaacattttctGTTATTGTTTCAGCACATCTTGTTTCACTTCCACTTTCATATAGACTTGAACGTTCGAAAGGAAAGGGAAATCAGAGCAGCCCCTTTACAACTGGACTGCACCTTGACATGCATCTTGCGAAGCGTGCAAA contains:
- a CDS encoding DUF3128 family, c22orf39-like protein — protein: MEEKKDVQNEQLKESMYLKSGYQEEPCSLQYYFDQMAMCLTVTSQIRHYYRYGDYNKCKGAFTDFKWCLSTKSKSPEEQQKMLQQRRLDQWVELREGPNSEDIWNVRTQPKD